The following proteins are encoded in a genomic region of Brachypodium distachyon strain Bd21 chromosome 1, Brachypodium_distachyon_v3.0, whole genome shotgun sequence:
- the LOC100825896 gene encoding bZIP transcription factor 46: MEMPGGSGAPALARQGSIYSLTFDEFQSALGGAGKDFGSMNMDELLRNIWTAEESNAIAAAATATTAVPASNVDAQPPQPQQQAILRQGSLTLPRTLSQMTVDEVWRDIMGFCDDEPEAPVPAQLPAQAQRQPTLGAMTLEEFLVRAGVVREDMGGQTVVVPARAQALFPQSNVVTPTMQVGNGMVHGVVGQGAGGGMTVAAPATPGVLNGFGKVEGGDLSSLSPVPYPFDSAMRVRKGPTVEKVVERRQRRMIKNRESAARSRQRKQAYIMELEAEVAKLKEHNEELQKKQVEMLKEQKNEVVERISQQLGPKAKRFCLRRTLTGPW, encoded by the exons atggagatgcCGGGAGGGAGCGGGGCCCCGGCGCTGGCGAGGCAGGGGTCGATCTACTCGCTGACGTTCGACGAGTTCCAGAGCgcgctcggcggcgccgggaagGATTTCGGGTCCATGAACATGGACGAGCTGCTCCGCAACATCTGGACGGCTGAGGAGTCCAACGCCATAGCGGCTGCCGCGACGGCTACGACGGCCGTGCCGGCCTCCAATGTCGACGCccagccgccgcagccgcagcagcaggccaTCCTGCGGCAGGGCTCGCTCACGCTCCCTCGCACGCTCAGCCAGATGACGGTCGACGAGGTCTGGCGCGACATCATGGGCTTTTGCGACGACGAGCCGGAGGCCCCTGTCCCGGCGCAACtgccggcgcaggcgcagcgGCAGCCGACGCTGGGGGCCATGACGCTCGAGGAGTTCCTGGTGCGCGCCGGCGTGGTGCGGGAGGACATGGGGGGCCAGACCGTCGTGGTGCCGGCGCGGGCACAAGCTCTGTTCCCTCAGAGCAATGTGGTCACGCCGACCATGCAGGTGGGGAACGGGATGGTGCATGGAGTCGTTGGGCAGGGGGCTGGGGGAGGGATGACTgttgcggcgccggcgacgccggGTGTGCTGAATGGGTTTGGGAAGGTTGAGGGCGGGGATCTGTCATCGCTGTCTCCGGTGCCGTATCCCTTTGACAGTGCGATGAGGGTGAGGAAAGGACCTACCGTCGAGAAGGTGGTCGAAAGGAGGCAGAGGCGCATGATCAAGAACAGGGAGTCAGCTGCCAGGTCCCGCCAGCGGAAGCAG GCTTATATAATGGAGTTGGAAGCTGAGGTGGCAAAACTGAAGGAGCATAATGAGGAATTACAGAAAAAACAG gtgGAAATGCTAAAGGAGCAAAAGAATGAG
- the LOC100826525 gene encoding uncharacterized protein LOC100826525 → MLLSWTPVVHGNKWKQYVDDHGLAAGDTLTFFFPEKDESIFIIECTTYKGAIKDRIDQTVSLEVFNLNVEYNLQYVFYTRGTCLSNTQKENLCNQIGDSGFGAAGFFVHQLSNTNVNKCLKFPEPVTSALRTNNEGQMIIYVREPECQSQFDYRVDNDGRMVTAGSSLWKVFAVKANLKRSEIISFHLIQGIDTPSCLC, encoded by the exons ATGTTGCTGTCATGGACACCTGTCGTACATGGTAACAAGTGGAAACAATATGTTGATGATCACGGCCTTGCTGCTGGAGACACTCTGACTTTCTTTTTCCCGGAGAAGGATGAAAGCATCTTCATAATTGAATGCACTACTTATAAGGGCGCCATCAAGGACAGAATTGATCAGACAG TCTCTCTTGAGGTTTTCAACTTAAATGTTGAGTACAATCTTCAATATGTTTTCTATACAAGGGGTACCTGCCTTTCAAATACTcagaaagagaatctctgcaACCAGATCGGAGATAGTGGGTTTGGTGCTGCAGGGTTTTTTGTTCACCAGCTATCAAACACTAACGTCAACAAGTGTCTG aaatttCCAGAACCAGTTACATCTGCTCTTAGGACAAATAACGAAGGTCAAATGATTATTTATGTGAGGGAGCCAGAGTGTCAATCACAATTTGATTACCGTGTCGACAATGATGGTCGTATGGTAACAGCAGGTTCTAGTTTGTGGAAAGTTTTTGCTGTCAAAGCTAATCTCAAGAGAAGTGAGATCATTTCTTTTCATCTTATTCAAGGAATCGACACGCCTAGTTGTCTGTGCTGA
- the LOC112271125 gene encoding uncharacterized protein LOC112271125: MQGVPSSQDLGMDSTPWMTADTGVDQVDGEIAGTNSELSDSACRRVQNETPRRGTPEVGYIVSNEEAQYQMSLSQEKTFTQIMQEMTQKNDNVGSSQSQGVGSFTRLLTTPYDQLDFDDCTYSEYFDDHTYYMTSDRSININQMEQDELDNMYNDENEIGMPDTLAETHTEEQDDWMQKDDAGENTETNPDGAEPGVNSEIEEADTGTAEEHCRQATSDQPERENLTQEDILEYIQISQQEEQQSAAHEIENMHTPREGMIFKTEEEGLKFFNYYAMIVGFSTAIVHTRLQG, encoded by the exons ATGCAAGGGGTCCCTTCAAGCCAAGACTTAGGTATGGACTCAACTCCCTGGATGACAGCAGACACAGGAGTGGATCAG GTTGATGGAGAAATAGCAGGAACGAATTCAGAATTGTCAGATAGTGCGTGTCGACGGGTGCAG AACGAAACACCCCGAAGGGGTACTCCAGAAGTTGGATATATAGTATCCAACGAGGAAGCTCAGTACCAG ATGTCACTGTCACAAGAGAAGACATTTACACAAATTATGCAGGAGATGACTCAAAAAAAT GACAATGTTGGTTCTTCTCAATCACAAGGAGTGGGTTCTTTTACAAGGCTGCTTACAACTCCATATGATCAGCTAGATTTTGATGATTGCACATACTCTGAATATTTTGATGAT CACACATACTACATGACAAGTGACCGAAGTATCAATATAAATCAGATGGAGCAGGACGAGCTAGACAACATGTATAATGATGAAAATGAGATTGGGATGCCAGATACTCTAGCAGAGACACATACAGAAGAACAAGATGACTGGATGCAAAAGGATGATGCTGGGGAAAATACAGAAACAAATCCTGATGGGGCTGAACCAGGAGTAAATTCAGAAATAGAAGAAGCAGATACAGGAACTGCTGAAGAACATTGCAGGCAAGCAACAAGTGATCAGCCCGAGCGTGAAAATCTGACACAAGAAGACATTTTAGAGTACATACAGATTTCCCAGCAAGAGGAACAACAATCTGCTGCGCATGAAATAGAAAATATGCACACGCCAAGGGAAGGGATGAttttcaaaacagaagaagaaggactCAAGTTTTTTAACTATTATGCAATGATAGTTGGTTTCTCAACAGCCATTGTGCACACAAGGTTACAAGGGTGA
- the LOC100827332 gene encoding UDP-glycosyltransferase 73C6 encodes MMACRGAPNGRGNKDDIGMGARAHFVFVPLMYQGHVIPAVDTALLLATHGALASVVATPYNAARIRPTIDSARRSGLPIRLVELPLDCAGVGLPDDADDVDRIPLGLEPNYFRALALLAGPLERHLRAHPPHPTCIVSDFCHTWTVGVAASLGVPRLSFFSMCAFCLLCQHNVERYNAYDGVADDNEPVVVPGLEKRVVVTRAQAPGFFRAPGFEELADEIERARADADGVVMNSFLEMDPEYVAGYSEARKMKVWTIGPVSLYHQHAATLAARGNTAAATVDADDCLRWLQGKEANTVLYVSFGSIVHADPKQVVELGLGLEASGHPFIWVLKKADQYGEAVREFLRDLEERIAGRGMLIRGWAPQVLILSHAAVGGFVTHCGWNSTLEGITAGLPLVTWPHFSDQFLNEKLAVEVLGIGVSVGVKEPLVWQAEKKEIVVGREVVEAAVRSIMDGGEEGEERRRKALALSGKARAAVQEGGSSLANLLDLIKRFEVDAGDRTTE; translated from the coding sequence ATGATGGCTTGCCGAGGAGCACCAAACGGCCGGGGGAATAAGGACGACATCGGCATGGGCGCTAGAGCGCACTTCGTGTTCGTCCCGTTGATGTACCAGGGGCACGTCATCCCGGCGGTGGACACGGCGCTGCTCCTGGCCACCCACGGCGCGCTCGCCAGCGTCGTGGCCACGCCGTACAACGCCGCGCGCATCCGTCCCACGATCGACTCCGCGCGCCGGTCAGGCCTGCCGATCCGGCTCGTGGAGCTCCCGCTGGACTGCGCGGGCGTGGGCCTGCCAGACGATGCCGACGACGTGGACCGCATCCCGCTGGGCCTCGAGCCCAACTACTTCcgcgccctcgctctcctcgcgGGGCCCCTGGAACGCCACCTCCGCGCGCACCCGCCGCACCCGACCTGCATCGTGTCGGACTTCTGCCACACGTGGACCGTGGGCGTCGCGGCCAGCCTCGGCGTCCCGCGGCTCAGCTTCTTCAGCATGTGCGCCTTCTGCCTCCTGTGCCAGCACAACGTCGAGCGGTACAATGCCTACGACGGCGTGGCCGACGACAACGAGCCGGTCGTCGTTCCTGGCCTGGAGAAGAGGGTCGTGGTGACGAGGGCGCAAGCCCCCGGTTTCTTCCGGGCGCCCGGGTTCGAGGAGCTGGCCGACGAGATCGAGCGCGCGcgagccgatgccgatggcgTCGTCATGAACTCCTTCCTGGAGATGGACCCGGAGTACGTCGCCGGCTACTCGGAGGCCAGGAAGATGAAGGTGTGGACCATCGGGCCGGTCTCGCTCTACCACCAGCACGCGGCGACGTTGGCGGCGAGAGGgaacaccgccgccgccaccgttgaCGCGGACGACTGCCTCCGGTGGCTCCAAGGCAAGGAGGCCAACACCGTCTTGTACGTCAGCTTCGGGAGCATCGTGCACGCGGACCCGAAGCAGGTCGTGGAGCTCGGGCTCGGGCTGGAGGCGTCGGGGCACCCGTTCATCTGGGTGCTGAAGAAAGCCGACCAGTACGGCGAGGCGGTGCGCGAGTTCTTGCGTGACCTCGAGGAGCGCATCGCCGGGCGTGGCATGCTGATTCGTGGGTGGGCGCCCCAGGTGCTGATCCTGTCCCACGCGGCGGTGGGCGGCTTCGTGACGCACTGCGGGTGGAACTCGACGCTGGAGGGGATCACGGCGGGCCTGCCGCTGGTGACATGGCCGCACTTCTCGGACCAGTTCTTGAACGAGAAGCTGGCAGTGGAGGTGCTGGGGATCGGCGTGAGCGTCGGGGTGAAGGAGCCGTTGGTGTGGCaggcggagaagaaggagatcgTCGTGGGCAGagaggtggtggaggcggccgTCAGGAGCATCATGgacggaggagaagagggggaggagaggaggaggaaggcgctGGCGTTGTCGGGTAAGGCGAGGGCGGCCGTGCAGGAGGGCGGGTCGTCGCTTGCAAACCTGCTGGATTTGATCAAGCGTTTCGAGGTGGACGCGGGAGACCGCACAACTGAATGA